The Pecten maximus chromosome 10, xPecMax1.1, whole genome shotgun sequence region AATTCATGACCGTTCTTTTATTTATGCCacaaaataatttaacaaaacatttattattataaCAAGTCACTTCTGCGATATTTTAGGACCAATATGGAGAGAAGTACAGAGGGCCGCCTTATCCAGAAGGATTCTCCAAATCATTTTGAGTCCACCATTACAGAGTGTAAGTTGTCTTTAGGTTGTGTTATTGAGATGGAGATACATGCATAATTGACACattcataattaaaaacaaaacaaacaaaaatgattgCGAAAACTAACGGTAAGTGTAAATTCCTTGTTCCTAACACGGCACCAATGTAACAGAGAGCATGTTTATTTCAATGCTTTCACTTGAGCCCGAATCCGGGACCTCCGGATTATTAGTCTTACACTCAcccgatcgagctaaagataTGTTCTCACTCGCCAatcggtatattgcggctagtatttactaAAAGGTTGTGTAATATTCGGGAATATGGGAAACAAAACTAACAGGGAGAAAAACAGCATAATAAAGAATCGATCAAACATACAGAGAAAATAAGATAGGAGTTCAGGAGGATAAGACAAGGTGTTCCAGAGGATAAGACTAGTTGCTCCAGAGGATAAGACAAGGTGTTCCAGGGGATAAGACTAGTTGTTCCAGGGGATAAGACTAGTTGTTCCAGAGGATAAGACTAGGTGTTCCAGAGGATAAGACAAGGTGTTCCAGAGGATAAGACCAGTTGTTCGACAGGATAAGACTAGGTGTTCCAGAGGATAAGACCAGGTGGGCCAGGGGATAAGACAAGGTGTTCCAGGGGATAAGACAAGGTGTTCCTGaggataagaccaggtgttccagagGATAAGACTAGTTGTTCCAGGGGATAAGACTAGTTGTTCCAGGGGATAAGACTAGTTGTTCCAGAGGATAAGACTAGTTGTTCCAGAGGATAAGACAAGGTGTTCCAGAGGATAAGACCAGTTGTTCCAGGGGATAAGACTAGGTGTTCCAGAGGATAAGACAAGGTGTTCCAGAGGATAAGACCGGTTGTTCCAGAGGATAAGACAAGGTGTTCCAGAGGATAAAACAAGGTGTTCCAGAGGATAAGACCAGTGGTTCCAGAGGATAAGACTAGGTGTTCCAGAGGATAAGACTAGTTGTTCCAGAGGATAAGACTAGTTGTTCGACAGGATAAGACAAGGTGTTCCAGaggataagaccaggtgttccagagGATAAGACTAGGTGTTCCAGAGGATAAGACCAGATGTTCCAGAGGATAAGACCAGTTGTTCCAGAGGATAAGACAAGGTGTTCCAGAGGATAAGACCAGTTGTTCCAGAGGATAAGACTAGGTGTTCCAGAGGATAAGACTAGTTGTTCCAGAGGATAAGACTAGTTGTTCCAGAGGATAAGACAAGGTGTTCCAGAGGATAAGACTAGTTGTTCGACAGGATAAGACAAGGTGTTCCAGAGGATAAGACTAGGTGTTCCAGaggataagaccaggtgttccagagGATAAGACCAGTTGTTCCAGaggataagaccaggtgttccagagGATAAGACTAGGTGTTCCAGaggataagaccaggtgttccagaggataagaccaggtgttccagagGATAAGACTAGGTGTTCCAGaggataagaccaggtgttccagagGATAAGGTCAGGTGTTCCAGaggataagaccaggtgttccacAGGATAAGACCGGGTGTTCCAGAGGATAAGGTCAGGTGCTCCAGAGGATAAGGTCAGGTGTTCCAGaggataagaccaggtgttccagagGATAAGACTAGTTGTTCCAGGGGATAAGACAAGGTGTTCCAGaggataagaccaggtgttccagagGATAAGGTCAAGTGTTCCAGAGGATAAGGTCAGGTGTTCGAGAGGATAAGACTAGTTGCTCCAGGggataagaccaggtgttccagaggataatatcaggtgttctagaggataagaccaggtgttccagagGATAATACCAGATGTTACAGaggataagaccaggtgttccagagGATAAGACCAGTTGTTCCAGAGGATAAGACAAGGTGTTCCAGAGGATAAGACCAGGTGGGCCAGGggataagaccaggtgttccagagGATAATACCAGATGTTACAGAGGATAAGACGATGTGTTCGAGaggataagaccaggtgttccacAAGATAAGACAAGGTGTTCCAGAGGATAAGACAAGGTGTTCCAGAGGATAAGACCAGGTATTCCAGaggataagaccaggtgttccagagGATAAGACTAGTTGTTCCAGGGGATAAGACAAGGTGTTCCAGaggataagaccaggtgttccagagGATAAGGTCAGGTGTTCCAGAGGATAAGGTCAGGTGTTCGAGAGGATAAGACTAGTTGCTCCAGGggataagaccaggtgttccagaggataatatcaggtgttctagaggataagaccaggtgttccagagGATAATACCAGATGTTACAGaggataagaccaggtgttccagagGATAAGACCAGTTGTTCCAGAGGATAAAACAAGGTGTTCCAGAGGATAAGACCAGGTGGGCCAGGggataagaccaggtgttccagagGATAATACCAGATGTTACAGAGGATAAGACGATGTGTTCGAGaggataagaccaggtgttccacAAGATAAGACAAGGTGTTCCAGAGGATAAGACAAGGTGTTCCAGAGGATAAGACCAGGTATTCCAGaggataagaccaggtgttccagagGATAAGACCGGATGTTACAGaggataagaccaggtgttccagagGATAAGACCGGATGTTCAAGATGATAAGACCATGTATTCCAGAGGATAAAGCGTCTTCTGATTTATCGACGATACCCGTAATACTGGGTCAAATCTGGGTTAATGTGATGACAATTGAAGCACTACGTATTTCAACTTCATATTGCTGAAGGAAATAGCATATTTCCAAATATGGTCCTGATGTCAACCCTAAGACTTTTCCATGGTTATCACCAACcttaataagcgcgggaatcggtaacataatcatgaagtcgtctatttgtgacgttaaCAGAccgtcaactagacggcgccattttcaaAGGAATGATCAATTTTAgtgttttctcctgttacccgatgatctctgtacaaaaagctaatgttaagtgagtattttgtcaaaaactaaactgaaaaTTGCGGAAATTAGTGAACTACTAATTATACAACTTCTTCACGAggtaacaacaaatggctgaagcgtacagtttCTATAGAACATTCGACCACGATACTACTAAatcctgccctgcaggtagggcgtaagaattgtacctgctgtccccattgcatgatcgtaagaggcgactaaatttgggatcttatcttttctcctctttctgaacaactttcttcttcctaatgtctcccttgacaatgcctcacttttggcctttagttgagcgttcgccgctgagaggaaggctttgggttctgtcacttagccgagacataccagagtcttaaaaaatggtagttgctgctcctgcttagcgctcagcatattaggagttggacgactggttcgctcgttgtcagtataatgtcaccgggtggggtgtgctgctgggtgtcttcggcagtatgcttcagtgaggtagcactataaatcggcaaagttccagcctatcacaaggagacttaacacgaacataccgcagtctcccaaaacacacatacgcactcaccacattcatgcatgtcgcacgcacgggaggccgtccttaaacgactttagctattaataggacgttaacaaaataaaccaaaatactactaaatctgtgtcaatatcTGCTGTTCTTGACAACCATTTTAATCCGAGACGaaaattgtggattgtgaatatcTTAATCAATTGAAAACGTAAACTGTATTAACCAGCAATGTAGACTCATTGGAACTATATCATTTTAGCAACCACAGCTGCCATAGTTATCAACGTCGCAACACATCacgacttttattttcttcgtaaGGTATTTCAACTATTTGTTTGgtgtaaatatatgcatttaACAGTGTctttattgcgtttacggtggtatgaacaCAATGGGATATagacatattcaatatatagcCGTTAGCGTTATGTCAATATCCTATTGCGTTCATAAATTGAaccaccgtaaacgcaataaaaacaccgtTCAACCCCTatttattgacaataaatacaatctaacaagcgtttaattgttactgAGAGAGAACAttcttgagtacctccttcaatacgaggctcactACTTATCAATTAGTCCTCGTACacagaaaatttaaatatttacaaaagctcgtttttttttgtaatttttgaaaaataactaactcaagtgaaagaaataccatacaacaaccacacgttgtgtaacctctatttatataataaatataattatataaataatcttatataatagatataattatataatcaatcAGATAAATAAtcttatatgataaatataattagataaataatataatatatataattagaacTGTTATAtagtttgattatatatatatatatatatatgtataacgtGTCCTATACTCACTTTGAATTCCCTGACTTTCCTTCTGGATTCCGCAATTTTGGCCAAGCATTATCGATGAGTCAGAAAAGGACAaacagaacagctgtatgtggcagttatgttttaattgtccTGCTAATATCTACCACTAAATTCCTACGTATACATGCTCTTCACTTGGGGAACCCCTAGGCAAATTATCACAAATGAATGAATAagttaatgaataaataataaaaaaaaacaaaaaaatgaaaacaccGTCAAAAAAATACcgaatgatatatacaaaacagaGAATCGGGGGACGAAAGAATTTCTTCTGGATACAATTACATTGTTGATtgcataaatatacatgtacaaccgTCTCTTCTTGTTTCCAATCTTGCTTGTTTGCCTCCTCTTTCTCAGAGATGTGCCATTTTTCAATGATATTGGATACCAGTCACGGTACTAGATATGAAGAAAGATATATTATTGTGCGATCCATGACCCTCAATGaccattttcattttcagtatTTAAGATACCGATCGGAGGAATCTACGTTCTAGACACTGTAGCTAGATCGTGGGCGGTTGTCTATACCTGTAGAAACATCTTTTTTGGCCTGTTCACAATAGGTAAGTACCAAGTATCggtgtttatttaaaaaaaaaaaaaaaaaaaaatgaccacTATTTCCTGGCCTCTGCTTGGTCAAAAATTtaatattgtccgattttgatgaaatttggcaTGTAGGTACACCATGAGACAACAGTCACTTTCGTAACCTCAGTTTCAAAACTAAACAGAATGGCGGCCATTtcttggcctctgattggtcggaaaaaaaatattgttcaatTATGGTAAAATTTGGTATAAAGGAGTATTAGTGAATTACAAATTCAGCCGCATGGGTTTCGTTGAAATAACCaccatacaaaatgtatttgcaTCTTCCGGACTATAGGGGGCCACGGTTTCCCATTACAATAAGTACTtcttaaaatttctttttacaCTTTGTTCAATtttagtacattttgtatatcagataATCTATGTGTTTTGGAGATTTGTCTTACCATAGTGTATGCGCCAGGTAAGGTAGGGGAAGGTTAAAGAACTaagaagtttgataaaaaaaaaacatgaaaaaaatctttgaattGACGAAGATGATATTGTTACTACACGGGACAATTTTATATTAAAGGAGAATCGTCTCAGCCTTCTTAAATAAAGATGTGAGAATAGTTTTGTTATGGTATACGATGTATTTACGCCGTTTCGTATTTCAGAAACAGCATGGCTATTACATCGAAATCCTGCTGGAAGGACCGGGCGCCAGAGGAACATTGTAAACAGGCGATGGCAGGAAAGTCCGAACTTAGGGTTCATCCTCGACACGGATCAATTCAACACGTTCAACAATACCGAATGTCAGAATCAGTGATGATTAGCACAACAGAATGTATTCCAGTGAGAACGGATACATTGTAGTGGGCTTTAATGGTTAATATGTAATTCGCGGgataacaataaaacattaatgcAGAATGAAATCATATCTCATGTTTATAACTGTCTCACATTAAACTATACATTTTATCTGACACATCCGAggtatataacaacaatatggcgtcaaTTTGGAGTCGTATTGACATACATTGTACGGTACAACGACTGCTAAGACTGTATAGTCAGAGGCGTACACtataacaatcctaaagtaggctgtatcgtcagtatagtacactataacaatcctaaagtaggctgtatcgtcagtatagtacactataacaatcctaaagtaggctgtatcgtcagtatagtacactataacaatcctaaagtaggctgtatcgtcagtatagtacaatgtaacaatcctaaagtaggctgtatcgtcagtagagtacaatgtaacaatcctaaagtagactgtatcgtcagtatagtacaatgtaacaatcctaaagtaggctgtatagtcagtagagtacaatataacaatCCTAAATTAGACTGTATCGTCAGTAGAGTACAATGTGACAATCCTAAAGtagtctgtatcgtcagtatagtacaatataacaatcctaaagtaggctgtatcgtcagtatagtacaatgtaacaatcctaaagtaggctgtatcgtcagtatagtacaatgtaacaatcctaaagtaggctgtatcgtcagtagagtacactataacaatcctaaagtaggctgtatcgtcagtatagtacaatgtaacaatcctaaagtagactgtatcgtcagtagagtacactataacaatcctaaagtaggcTGTATCGTCAGTAGAGTACAATGTAATAATCCTAAAGTAGACTGTATCGTCAGTATAGTACACtataacaatcctaaagtaggctgtatcgtcagtatagtacaatgtaacaatcctaaagtagactgtatcgtcagtagagtacactataacaatcctaaagtaggctgtatcgtcagtagagtacaatgtaacaatcctaaagtagactgtatcgtcagtatagtacaatgtaacaatcctaaagtaggctgtatcgtcagtatagtacaatgtaacaatcctaaagtaggctgtatagtcagtagagtacaatgtaacaatcctaaagtaggctgtatcgtcagtatagtacactataacaatcctaaagtaggctgtatcgtcagtagagtacactataacaatcctaaagtaggctgtatcgtcagtatagtacaatgtaacaatcctaaagtagactgtatcgtcagtagagtacactataacaatcctaaagtaggctgtatcgtcagtagagtacaatgtaacaatcctaaagtagactgtatcgtcagtatagtacactataacaatcctaaagtaggctgtatcgtcagtatagtacaatgtaacaatcctaaagtaggctgtatagtcagtagagtacaatgtaacaatcctaaagtaggctgtatcgtcagtatagtacactataacaatcctaaagtaggctgtatcgtcagtatagtacaatataacaatcctaaagtaggctgtatagtcagtatagtacaatgtaacaatcctaaagtaggctgtatagtcagtatagtacaatgtaacaatcctaaagtaggcTGTATCGTCAGTAGAGTACAATGTGACAATCTTAAAGTAGACTGTATCGTCAGTATAGTACACtataacaatcctaaagtaggctgtatcgtcagtagagtacaatgtaacaatcctaaagtaggctgtatcgtcagtatagtacaatgtaacaatcctaaagtaggctgtatcgtcagtatagtacaatgtaacaatcctaaagtaggctgtatcgtcagtagagtacactataacaatcctaaagtaggctgtatcgtcagtagagtacactataacaatcctaaagtagactgtatcgtcagtatagtacactataacaatcctaaagtagactgtatcgtcagtatagtacactataacaatcctaaagtagactgtatcgtcagtatagtacactataacaatcctaaagtaggctgtatagtcagtagagtacaatgtaacaatcctaaagtagactgtatcgtcagtatagtacactataacaatcctaaagtagactgtatcgtcagtatagtacaatgtgacaatcctaaagtaggctgtatcgtcagtagagtacaatgtaacaatcctaaagtagactgtatcgtcagtatagtacaatgtaacaatcctaaagtacactgtatcgtcagtatagtacactataacaatcctaaagtagactgtatcgtcagtatagtacaatgtaacaatcctaaagtagactgtatcgtcagtatagtacaatgtgacaatcctaaagtacactgtatcgtcagtagagtacaatgtaacaatcctaaagtagactgtatcgtcagtagagtacaatgtaacaatcctaaagtaggctgtatcgtcagtagagtacaatgtaacaatcctaaagtaggctgtatcgtcagtagagtacaatataacaatcctaaagtacactgtatcgtcagtatagtacaatgtaacaatcctaaagtaggcTGTATCGTAAGTatagtacaatataacaatcctaaagtagactgtatcgtcagtatagtacactataacaatcctaaagtaggctgtatagtcagtatagtacaATGTAACAATCCTAGAGTAGGCTGTATCGTCAGTATAGTACACtataacaatcctaaagtaggctgtatagtcagtatagtacactataacaatcctaaagtagactgtatcgtcagtatagtacaatgtaacaatcctaaagtagactgtatagtcagtatagtacaatgtaacaatcctaaagtagaCTGTATCGTCAGATAAtgtaacaatcctaaagtaggcGGTATCGTCATTAGAGTACAATATAGCAATCCTAAAGTAGACTGTATCGTCAGTagagtacaatataacaatcctaaagtagaCTGTATCGTCAGTAGAGTACAATGTAACAATCCTAGAGTAGGCTGTATAGTCAGTAGAGTACACtataacaatcctaaagtagactgtatcgtcagtatagtacactataacaatcctaaagtaggctgtatagtcagtagagtacaatgtaacaatcctaaagtaggctgtatagtcagtatagtacaatgtgacaatcctaaagtagactgtatcgtcagtagagtacaatgtaacaatcctaaagtagactgtatcgtcagtatagtacactataacaatcctaaagtaggctgtatcgtcagtatagtacaatgtaacaatcctaaagtagactgtatcgtcagtatagtacactataacaatcctaaagtaggctgtatcgtcagtatagtacactataacaatcctaaagtaggctgtatagtcagtatagtacaatgtaacaatcctaaagtaggctgtatcgtcagtatagtacaatataacaatcctaaagtagactgtatcgtcagtagagtacaatgtaacaatcctaaagtaggctgtatcgtcagtagagtacaatgtaacaatcctaaagtacactgtatcgtcagtatagtacaatgtaacaatcctaaagtaggctgtatagtcagtatagtacactataacaatcctaaagtagactgtatcgtcagtatagtacaatgtaacaatcctaaagtacactgtatcgtcagtagagtacaatgtgacaatcctaaagtagactgtatcgtcagtatagtacaatgtaacaatcctaaagtagactgtatcgtcagtagagtacaatgtaacaatcctaaagtagactgtatcgtcagtatagtacaatataacaatcctaaagtaggcTGAATCGTCAGTAGAGTACAAtgtaacaatcctaaagtagactgtatagtcagtatagtacaatgtaacaatcctaaagtaggctgtatcgtcagtagagtacaatgtgacaatcctaaagtagacTGTATCGTCAGTATAGCACAAtataacaatcctaaagtaggctgtatcgtcagtagagtacaatataacaatcctaaagtaggcTGTATCGTCAGTATAGTATAAtgtaacaatcctaaagtaggctgtatcgtcagtagagtacactgtaacaatcctaaagtaggctgtatcgtcagtagagtacaatataacaatcctaaagtaggctgtatcgtcagtagcgtacaatgtaacaatcctaaagtagactgtatcgtcagtatagtacaatgtaacaatcctaaagtaggctgtatcgtcagtagagtacactataacaatcctaaagtagactgtatcgtcagtagagtacattataacaatcctaaagtaggctgtatagtcagtagagtacaatataacaatcctaaagtaggctgtatcgtcagtagagtacaatgtgacaatcctaaagtaggctgtatcgtcagtagagtacaatataacaatcctaaagtaaactgtatcgtcagtagagtacaatataacaatcctaaagtaggctgtatcgtcagtatagtacaatgtaacaatcctaaagtaggctgtatcgtcagtatagtacaatgtaacaatcctaaagtaggctgtatcgtcagtagagtacaatgtgacaatcctaaagtaggctgtatcgtcagtagagtacaatataacaatcctaaagtagactgtatcgtcagtagagtacaatataacaatcctaaagtagactgtatcgtcagtagagtacaatgtaacaatcctaaagtaggcTGTATGGTCAGTagagtacaatataacaatcctaaagtagactgtatcgtcagtagagtacaatgtgacaatcctaaagtaggctgtatcgtcagtagagtacaatataacaatcctaaagtacactgtatcgtcagtatagtacaatataacaatcctaaagtaggctgtatcgtcagtagagtacaatgtgacaatcctaaagtaggctgtatcgtcagtagagtacaatataacaatcctaaagtaaactgtatcgtcagtagagtacaatataacaatcctaaagtaggctgtatagtcagtatagtacaatataacaatcctaaagtaggctgtatcgtcagtagagtacaatataacaatcctaaagtaaactgtatcgtcagtagagtacaatataacaatcctaaagtaggctgtatagtcagtatagtacactataacaatcctaaagtaggctgtatcgtcagtagagtacaatgtaacaatcctaaagtaggctgtatcgtcagtagagtacattataacaatcctaaagtaggctgtatagtcagtatagtacaatgtaacaatcctaaagtaggctgtatcgtcagtatagtacaatgtgacaatcctaaagtaggcTGTATCGTCAGTAGAGTACAATGTGACAATCCGAAAGTAGACTGTATCGTCAGTAGAGTACAATGTGACAATCCGAAAGTAGACTGtatagtcagtatagtacaATGTAACAATCCTAGAGTAGACTGTATCGTCA contains the following coding sequences:
- the LOC117336461 gene encoding uncharacterized protein LOC117336461 isoform X1, with the protein product MMTAQQYRDLAEQYQSQWFKETRRLVSLLHRVISEVTSPTGSIYKSDGEYLPEGRKDMAEFAGMWYWTEWLNNGMLSSEIPGVIDCVTSNFTVTESGNMSVGLTWREKMTNMERSTEGRLIQKDSPNHFESTITELFKIPIGGIYVLDTVARSWAVVYTCRNIFFGLFTIETAWLLHRNPAGRTGRQRNIVNRRWQESPNLGFILDTDQFNTFNNTECQNQ
- the LOC117336461 gene encoding apolipoprotein D-like isoform X2, which produces MALLQLFFLIGTATFINAACPDVPVKPEFDATKFAGMWYWTEWLNNGMLSSEIPGVIDCVTSNFTVTESGNMSVGLTWREKMTNMERSTEGRLIQKDSPNHFESTITELFKIPIGGIYVLDTVARSWAVVYTCRNIFFGLFTIETAWLLHRNPAGRTGRQRNIVNRRWQESPNLGFILDTDQFNTFNNTECQNQ